The proteins below are encoded in one region of Oncorhynchus gorbuscha isolate QuinsamMale2020 ecotype Even-year linkage group LG01, OgorEven_v1.0, whole genome shotgun sequence:
- the LOC124035000 gene encoding tubulin alpha chain-like, with the protein MRECISIHIGQAGVQMGNACWELYCLEHGFQPDGRLHESSTASLADSSFGTFFSETGGGKYVPRAIFIDLEPTVVDEIRNGHYRQLYHPEQLISGKEDAANNYARGHYTIGKEIVESVLDRMRKMADPCIGLQGFLIFHSFGGGTGSGFASLLMERLSVDYGKKSKLEFSVYPAPQVSTAVVEPYNSILTTHTTLEHSDCSFMVDNEAIFDICKRNLGVERPSYTNLNRLVAQIVSSITASLRFDGALNVDLTEFQTNLVPYPRIHFPLVTYAPIISAERAYHEQLSVPEITNACFEPANQMVKCDPRHGKYMACCLLYRGDVVPKDVNAAIAHIKTCKSIQFVEWCPTGFKVGINYQPPTVVPGGDLAKVQRAVCMLSNTTAIAEAWSRLDHKFDLMYARRAFVHWYVGEGMEEGEFSEAREDMAALEKDYEEVGADSGDGCEAEEDEY; encoded by the exons ATG AGGGAGTGCATTTCTATACACATTGGCCAAGCAGGTGTCCAGATGGGCAATGCATGTTGGGAGTTGTATTGCCTGGAGCATGGTTTCCAACCAGATGGGAGACTACATGAATCTAGTACTGCTTCCCTGGCTGATTCCTCGTTTGGTACCTTCTTCAGTGAGACTGGTGGTGGGAaatatgttcccagggctatctTCATAGATTTGGAGCCTACAGTTGTGG ATGAAATAAGGAATGGACACTACCGTCAGCTTTATCACCCTGAACAACTCATCAGTGGCAAGGAGGATGCTGCCAATAACTACGCACGTGGCCATTACACAATTGGCAAGGAGATTGTGGAATCTGTACTGGACAGAATGCGTAAAATG GCTGACCCTTGCATTGGACTACAAGGATTCCttatatttcatagttttggagGTGGGACTGGCTCTGGCTTCGCTTCGCTCTTAATGGAGCGCCTGTCTGTAGATTACGGGAAGAAGTCCAAACTGGAATTCTCAGTCTACCCTGCACCCCAAGTGTCCACGGCAGTTGTGGAGCCCTACAACTCCATCCTGACAACGCATACCACTCTGGAGCACTCTGATTGCTCTTTCATGGTGGACAATGAGGCCATCTTTGACATCTGCAAGCGTAATCTTGGTGTGGAGCGTCCATCTTACACCAATCTGAACCGCCTCGTTGCCCAGATTGTCTCCTCAATTACTGCCTCTTTGCGCTTTGATGGCGCACTCAATGTGGATCTGACTGAGTTCCAGACCAACCTGGTTCCTTACCCCCGTATCCACTTCCCCCTGGTCACTTATGCTCCCATCATCTCAGCAGAAAGGGCCTATCACGAGCAACTCTCTGTTCCTGAGATCACAAATGCCTGCTTTGAACCGGCTAACCAGATGGTCAAGTGTGATCCCAGGCATGGCAAGTACATGGCCTGCTGCTTGCTGTACCGTGGTGACGTGGTACCCAAAGATGTCAACGCAGCCATTGCCCACATCAAGACCTGCAAATCCATCCAATTTGTGGAATGGTGTCCGACAGGTTTCAAGGTGGGGATCAACTACCAGCCGCCTACTGTTGTGCCTGGGGGTGATCTGGCCAAGGTGCAGAGAGCTGTGTGCATGCTGAGTAACACCACAGCTATTGCAGAGGCTTGGAGTCGTTTGGACCACAAGTTTGACCTGATGTATGCCAGGCGGGCCTTTGTGCACTGGTATGTGGGTGAAGGCATGGAGGAGGGGGAGTTCTCTGAGGCCAGAGAGGACATGGCTGCTCTGGAGAAGGATTATGAAGAGGTGGGGGCAGACTCTGGTGATGGTTGTGAGGCGGAAGAGGATGAATACTAA